The sequence CTGCCGAGGAAGATGAAGAGGGTGGAGGAGATGCGAATGGAAGGGGTCCCGGTCACCCAGGTATGGGCAAAGGTCTGTCTAGGGAGCAGAAGAGCGGCCTGGACATGGTGAAACACATCATGCTGAGCCTGGATGAGGAGGACGGCCTGGATGAAATATATACCTTCAGGTTGGAGGGCtctcacaaaacacaggataattttgtctttttcatatgtttttctctctgaataTCGTGGTTCCTTCTACATTTAGAATAAGTCTATGCTCTTATTGGATGTTGTCATATGACTTGGCTTTCCATGTGCTGCACTCCTGCTGCAGGAATGCAGTTGAGCAGCTGTGCATGTTTAAGCGAATCGAGAGGAGACCCATGGCCTGGCCCTGTCAGCTGACCATCGGCAGCTGTCTGCCCATCCGTATTGTTGGATACAAAGCAGTAAGTTTGCTTCTTGCCTTAATATTGTAAAGACAtggatttttgtgtgtaataaaattgTCACAGAAATCTactgtggataaccttccatgaatgtaacacaacagcaaattTGTTCTCTGTAGCTGTCGACGTACAGTAGCTCTaatatgtgatgttttgtttgtcatcttgtatgttttttcattttcattacgTCTCTCTGCTcgttaaaattatgtttgaatagttTGAATCTAATATCTTTGAAAAACGGCAGCTAAGATGGccaaagtaatgaaaaaaagaacgTTATTAttgggaaaagtcatggaaaacttttgaaatattatcactgaaaatgtgtgggaaccctgtgaaTTTCTAGCAGTTAAGCATGTTTTGCTCTTTCACTTAACTGTATGTGAAAGGAAtccatgtaaaaacacagatatcaGCTCATCAGTATCTGTCACATAATGATTTTCTCATCCATTAATACTACTCGCTGTGCATTTCAGGTGACAGAAGAGAAACTGAAGAAATCGTGGATCACAGTTGACGCTCAAACCAACCAGAGAGATGATGTGAAGAGAGAGACTGTCTACTGTCTGGATGATGACAATGAGACAGAGGTGCAGAGGGATGATACCATCCAAGGTGAGAAAGTGGTTCGATTAGATTTCTTGATGTTGTACTTATCACTtcataactaaaaaaaaaatgttttttttttactacaggTTTTCGTTATGGAAGTGATATTGTTCCTTTCTCCAAAGTGGATCAAGACCAGATGAAATACAAGCACGACGGCAAGTGCTTTGCTGTGCTCGGCTTCACCAAAGAGAACATGGTATTATACTTTTAATGCCAGTGCGATGGTGTACATGGCGTCAAAAACAAGTCTCAGATCAAGTAAACCTATGTTCTTTAGCTAGTTGTTTTAGTCACccaatgttttgctgttgtttttttttcctgcagataCGCCGCCATCAGTTCATGGGGACTCAAGTCATCAAGATTTTTGCTGCCAAGGATGATGAGGTGAGAATGGAGACAACCACCACGTTGCTGGTGACCACGTGTTGACACTGACCTGTTTCTCCTGTTCTGTGTGAGCAGCATGCAGCAGTGGCCCTGTCCGCTCTAATCAGAGCGCTAGATGAACTCAACATGGTGGCCATTGTACGTTACGCCTATGACCGGCGCAGCAACCCTCAAGTGGGAGCAGCCTTCCCGTGCATCAAGCCGGGTTATGAGGTGAGATCACAGACTCCCAAATATGCTGTTTAGAGGGAATGTTCGGATTTGGGGAATTTTGGCTTGTATGAAGTACCTTCAGTAGATGGCGGTCGGCACACAtccagtttggagaggcagacAGGGAAGTTAAGCAACGTTCTGCTTTGGACGGAGGCAGCGGCAAAAGGCAGTTTAGCCACCTAAAATGGAATCTATAtcaatattaagaatattttcacagcttcacctttaaactgaagctgttatttatgctcttttcaaaaCCACTAGATtcctttaacaaaaacaaccattttacCTTTCTGACTATGGGAGCTGCTGCTCCCCCGTTCAAACCCgagtcaaatgactgcagtagtcatgggtatttagTGCCTGTGGCTCCTatcagcattgatggaaacaaaTCACCCAAGTGAATGCGCTAATTTAGCTCCTTAACTGGTGGTTAAAACATTGAttcaaattagtctgcactgagtttgaaagagagactgaagaaGTAAGGGATATATAGAGAGCCAGCTGCTGTGAACTTTTCACAGACCactgtccatgctgctttcttctttttacctTTGACTTGTCCGTGATTGGGATACACCAAAACAGTCCAGACAAACAGAAAGGTATACCGTCTacagcctatttttagcagattGACCTTTTAAAAACCTGCGTGCATGCGCTAGTTTTGATAGGAAAAgggtgtttgtgttattgtgacaTGCATGAATCCAAACTTACTGTTAAAACACAAgagtgccccatgtacagaggctatgtcctcacCGCAGCAGTCACGGGTTTGATTCTGGCGATGGCTCTTTGCTTTGCgacatcccttctctctccccctttcatactATAGCTTTCCTTTccccaataaaggcaaaaagtcatccaataacacaaacaaaccaacagctcctgtgttctgcaAAGTTAAATGAATGCCTTGGTTAAAGGAGTTTGGTGGTTTTGCAGATAGCAATATAACAGCTTCCGTTTCTGGGCTAAAAGGGCTGTCTGATGACAAtgaaaagctgtgaaaatattctacataTAGTGTGCACTCAACGCACTTCATTTTTTGgtatctgaaatattttttgctgcTCCTCCTGTCCACGGCTCAGCTTCTGTGGCGGcactccagtctgcttctctgAACTGGGagtgtgacagctgacagctTCTGTTGAAACACTGGCTattaataagtaataataagaGGTTAATAagtcatacaaccccacttcaaaaaacaaTGTCCAAACTATCTCTTTAAGCATGTTACCTGAATGTGTCAAATAGCACAGAGCTAATGATCTATCTCTCCCTTTCAAACAGTGTCTGATGTATATCCAGCTGCCCTTCATGGAAGACCTCAGACAGTTTACATTTCCTTctcttgaaaacaacaaaaagttcaCTCCGACAGGtacaaaacacctcaaagcactAACTTTTAACTACACTCACGCATTCACGTGTAACTGATTCTCCACTAGAGGAGGCGTTAGAGTCATTAATCACAGCTTCAGTATTTAGACCTGCAGGTGTGAACATGACATTGTTGTTCCCTTCAAGTGCAAAAAGCTGTTGCAATTTTAACAATGTTTCACAAGTTCCTTGCACACACATTGGGTTATCTGCAGTTGTTAACTGTCGCTGCTCTTATTGAACTAGTTTACATATGTGGCCCTGGTTCAGAGCTGCAGGTTTGATGCTGGCTGCTCATGTCAATAATGCTACATTCACATGGATTCAGGCAGACGCAAATTGGACGTTATTTTAGTTGATGAAAACGGGATGGTAAAATTATGTGAGGCCAGCAGAAATCACCGGTACTGAGTTTaggtattttaaattttttgctgTCCTCCTCAGCATAATATACGACCATATGTGACATAGTTCCCCCACTCAAGGAGAAAACATGCTCAGTTAGGAATGACAAGctaaaactccttttttttttcccacatacaaacataaacaagTGCAGATCTCTTTTCACTGTTCATGTTGGAAGTGAATGAATAAGCTAAAGGAAGTGGAAGGAATTTAACATTAACCATAATTTGTTGGAACCCTGTTTATAAACATCAATACAGATACATTTAAAGTACATAATCGTACATCTGTGTAAACAGTATAACATCAATATATCACATAACGTCATGCCTGTTTCTTTTTACCATCATGCCATCTCATCAGATTGTCTTCTGGTGCCGTCCAGGAGCTCTCTGCCTTCTGCCTGAgtacatgtgaatgtgtgtttttaaagagcAAAGTCAGTTAGAGGAATTCACTAAGAGATGGAGGCGTTGACTTGAATGGAGTTGTGTGCGATGTGATTCTTGTAGACACCCAGCTCTCTGCTGTGGACTCTCTTATTGACTCCATGATGTTGGTCGAGAAGGACGATAATGAAGAACAAAAGGACATGTTCAAGGTGCACCACATTCCCAACCCAGCCTTCCAGAGACTCTTCCAGGTACTGAAGCTCGTATTTGACTGATACAGAAGTgctatttcagtgtttcccctaCAATTTTACAACGAGACTCTGTGCCAGGCCTGAACGCTTGTGAGGTTTATGTAGGATGGCAAAGTACactgaaatttttatttttagtaagaATATTCTGCAAACCAATCAGACACAGGGCATGGCATGTCATGCCTTTGACATCCTGAGATTGACTCCCGGTTTTGCTCTGCTAACTTAACTGTGGATAAAATATTCTAATCATGAGGCTTCTCTAGACTTTCTAAAGTGCAAGGATTAAACTCTGATAGTGATGGGTGACACAAACACTTAAAGGAATCATGAGCTACTCCGGCTGCTACTTGCAGGAGAGTGAGTTTTGCCATCTTCACCACCCTGGGAGCCTTTAAAAAACGCAGATATTATTGTCTGCTTTTCAGGTGGATGATGCGACATATTTTCCAGTGCATGCTCTCTGTCCGCTGGTGGGAGTgtgctcactgtgtgtgtgctcactgtgtgtgtgctcactgtgtgtgcgcacacatgtctgtgtgtgtgcatgcgaaCATCAGGGCGGAACTCCGTCGTGCACGATtcggagagcagaggagaattGTAAACGCACGACCATGTAGAGACAGAAGTGACATGCAGTCGtgtaaataagataaataacaTAAGGctatttagtttgtttaataAAAGGATGCGTCATAGACCTGTTCTATAGGAATGGTATCCTTAAAAGACTTCTGTTGTGATCTGGTGctatatagaaaataatatacCATATATACCTACCATCATATAATATAATGGTACGGGAAAAATTTCAATTGTGAGGCTTCTCGAGACTTTCCAAAGTGCATGGATTAAACTCTGATAAGTAATTGAGTCATTTTGCGACAACTGTGTGATGCTCAAAACAATTAATCCACCTTTTTAGCGTGGCATTCATAGACTGAGGCCACAATGAGGAAGTGGCACAGCTGAAGTCACACAGGAAGTCAAAGACACAGTGGCAGCTAAACctgtacattttcaaaatataacataccttgcagtttgttttgctttactAAATCAACTACAGCGAGATATGACGTATGGACATATGCATGTGTCGacagtgttattgtttttactcTCAATGCCAGAATCCATGATTGCAGATTTAAATTACTGCTGCAGGGAAAAGCCAACGAAAGTCAACGGTGAGGTAAATGACCATAGTGCCACCAtccaaaaagaaacaacagttTAACACATAACCCAATATATTCACTGTTTTCTCACCTGAGCCAGGGAGCAAATAGGAAAGGAGAATTATCTTGTGGTAAAACTTTTCTTAAAGCCAAGACAGATCAAATGCAGCAGTGAATGATGTACTGCTACTTTGTAGATATACAGCTTGTTCAGACATCCTATCCTtgttgtgtttacttttttaaaaaagtttttttttggtgtgtacCACTGGGCCTGAAAAAAGTTTTAGAGGAAACACTGTATTTCTTATCTGACCCTGAGGCAGATGGTAAAGTTTTGGACTCAGgtgtcctttttttcatgtcgccaaaatacattttcatcagCTAGAGGCTGCTGATAATCAACCAGGATTGTTTCTTCCCCAGTCACCGTCTGTGTCACCTCTCTTTCAGTGTCTGCACCACCGGGCAGTGAGCCCTGCCAGCCCTCTTCCCCCCATAGAGCCGTGGCTGAAGGCTGCTCTTGAGCGCCCTGAGGTCATCACTGAACGTTGCCAGGCTCCACTTGAGGAAATAAAGAAGAAGTTTCCTCTGACAGAggtggagaagaaaaagaagctgAAGACTAGTGCTCAGATTTTTGGCAAAGAGTGAGTTTGATTCAGTGTGGGGGGGCATTGAAGGTCACACACAGTGCTGTTAGTCATGTAGTGAGAAGTGTTTCTTAAAAGTTCTTGAAATTCAGAAATCATGAAAGccagacattttttaacttagtattctttatatatgtatatatacatacacacacatatgtatacatacataaagTATATATTTGATGAGAAatgaaagacaacaaaaagatacatattagatgaatgttttaaactagGAAGCCAAGAACGGCCGTGctcaaaatgattttctaatgcCATATGAGCGGTATGAGCTCAGATTGGCAATGGGTTTGTAAACACCAGTTAATACTCAGCGCCAGGATATTTCACCAGCCTGCAAAACACTCATACCAGGGCAGCTGCTAGCATACGTTTTGAGCTGTAATTCAGCAGTAAAtaggcagctgtgtgtgtctgtctgtggatgATGGAGGAAATTTGCACAATTCTCTTGCAACTGATGTCTGTGTAGAATAGAATTTCATCCttaaaaataagtgtttgaaaaaagtacttgaaagtccttgaatttgaccCTGTCGATCCGAACTCTGGTAAGAGCATTTTATCATCTTACAGCAGTGTTTTGTCACTGTCTGTGTGGAGCTTCTCCTGATTATAAAACTATTTTCTGTATTCTAACTCTgacctttttttgccatttacaGCTCAGAGGAGCCAGATGCCAAGAAGGCAAAAGgagacgaagaggaggaggagtataACCTGGCTGACATTGCCGAAGGCTCTGTTACATCGGTGAGAATCAGGGGAGCTGGATTGCATAATAATCCTTGCGAGATAACCACTTTCTATAAAAAATCAGTCATTCCAAATAAAGTACTTCACCACTTGTTTCAACAGGCATACTTTAAAATTTCCATTTCACTTCAGtcctcttttgttttaaactctTTACCAGGTGGGAAGCGTGGATCCAGCCAGAGACTTCCGCACTctgatcaagaaaaaaagtcttccCTTCGGAGAGGGTGAggtccagtgtttttttttttgtcttgttttgttttgttttttttccagttttttttttgtttgataaacattttttctgtttctttctgaaCCATTATGACTCATGTTCAGCCCTTGTAATTGGGTTTATCTCTTTGTTTGGTTGTGGTGACCCCCGTGTCCTTCCCAGTCTGTCAGCAACTGACTCACAGGATAGAGCAGTTGCTTAGCAACAAGAACACACACTACTACATGAAAAGCATCACCTGTATCCAGGCTTTTAGAGAGCAGTCCGTCAAGGTAAATAAACATTCACTATCTTCCATTTGGGGGAAATTCATGATGATGTGCAGGCTTTCTGTGTGAAGAAATAATCTTGACATATTAGAGCAAAAAAGCTTTGGTTTTGCTACGGAGATTATGAGTCAACTTGAGGAGATTACAATGAGTCTTTTTCAGTCCTTGCAACTTGAACCGAGGCCAGctcttgtgtgagtgtgtgcccACGTGTCGCATGTAGATGTGAGCTTGTAGGAGACTCAGAAATGGATTTTGAATGTCTAATATCTTTCGTTATTCAGCTGGGGGATGCAAGTCTGTACAATAGTTACCTCCAGTCCCTGAAAAGAAGCATCTCAAGCAGAGGGCTGGAAGTCTTCTGGGACCTGCTTGTTCAAGGTATGATAAGCCTCTTTACACTAGGCTGCAGGACTTCTCTCAAATCATTCCTCCCTTGAGATTACAAGACATTTCCACATCATTTCTCAAGtgcaaaataagtaaataatacaaaagtGGGAGCTGACTGATGCTTATAAATTTGCATCAGTCAGACTGCTAAGACTTGTTTTTAGACTTGAAGGGAtcctttgccaattttcaatgTGGGTAGTACATGAAGATGAGCTGTAGTAAACTTCCCTGTATTTCAGTGCCAAAATATCACTCCTCCCCCAACTGCAAAACTGTTTGGTGAAGTAGATATCTGCAAAACATGCCATTCAGCAGAATTTTGCTGGCTCCCTGTTGTTTGAACTACAGGTTGTATTTCCTCACTGCCGGCTACCCATGCTGCCACCTCAGACACTAACACCCTGTTTAGGCCTGGCACCAACATATGTCTTGGGTGATCTCATCACAAGTGGTTCGCTAAATACAGATTTAAATGGCCACCCAGACACATTTACTATCAGGTTGCTCAAACTACTTGTCGAGGTGGTCTGGGACACATCTGACCACAAATGTTTTGTAGTATAAAGCTGCTGTCATCCAGGTTTGACTCCGGCAAGCACTACGTCATCAGTGCAGGACGTGATGGTTGTTTTGATGACAGCGCACTAATGCCCTCACCCATTTCATGTTGAGATTATTCAGTGTTGTGTGATTATCCGGTCCTTTACCCCTATGAAAGGAGAAATGTTGAATTCAACTGACGGCAATATTGCCAGCTTTATTGACCCAACCACTAACGTGAGTAGCAAGCATGCTACAGAGCAGCTAGCAAATCCAAACAAAAGTGCTGTGCTGGAGATGTGTGTTAGGCATAGGTGTAAAAAACGATGTGTCTCtgctgtccacttgtgttcaCATCACTGAACTGCATGTTATTGCCATGTCGAAACAAACTCAAACAGTTTAGAAGTGCATCAAGAGACCCGCACGCCTCTTTCTCCCAAACTCATaccaaacggtaaaactaggcagcgctggtCAAATTTAAATCAGTATTACGTGCCATTTTCGTGCCTAAAaagattttagaaatgtttcatTGCCCTGTTGAGCTGtaatagtgagagtttgtgaacaggaattGGGCACTATACTGCTTCCCGCACAGTGAAAATgcaggctgaaaaaaacaattaatcgCACGGTAAAaataagcagcgctgatcaaatatgaagcAAAATTCTGTTATTGAGTTGCGTAtgtcttgcctcaaatgttttttttagaaacatgtcTTAGCTTTTTGTTCATCTGTAACACGAGATCACCGGCCACCATTGTTTGCAGTATGTTACCCACCAGCGAGTATTTATTGGTCTGGATTGGGGAAGTGCATTCTGGTGGTTGTAGGTTTTTTACTTCATcagcaaaagcttttttttttttcagttttttcaacgATCTGTTTTCTGTAGTTGTGTAGCACCAATATTTTCAAGTATTTACGTCTTTCTACTGAACAGATGtcctagttttattaaaatgccATCTCTCCTGCggtaaaaaatgtctttaaaccTTGCTGTTTACAGATGTCATAACTCTGATCAGCAAGGAAGAGGCTGAAGGAAGTACTGTGTCCAAAAACGAAGCCAATCAGGTGATTCCCCTTATTTTAAACCAGTGTGAGCTGTTGAGGAAACGGCAGCTGTTTTACATATGTGAAATGGAGGCTGTTCTCTAATAACTGAAGCCTATTTTGTCCTCAGTTTCTGGTCActgaggagaagaaggaggaggcaGCTGCACCGCCAGCTGAAGATACTGGAGATGTTGATGACTTGgcaagtgtttcttttttttttttttttttaaattttgtgacCCTTTtaggttttaaatatttggctAAAGTGGTCCAAACCCATCTTAAGAccatttcctgtatttttgcTGGATGGCCTATCGAGACCTTCCATATAAACTCAGtctcacatctttttttttttttcttcttcttctgcagctGGACATGATGTAAGAAGGGAGGCGATGGGAGCGTCTGCAGTGGACATGCAGAGAAACGAGAAGAATGCAATCATTCAGCTCAGCCAGACTAAACCAATTCAGCTGTCCATTGTTCTGCCACCCACTCAGGGACCCCCAATACTAAGTAACTGCATACACACTGCACAAAATGGTGTTTGGCTTGGGTAATGTTTACACAAGTAGAAAAGACATTTCATTTGAATTCTCACACACTTGGGGAAATACTTTATGTCAagaactttttaaatgtttgtctttaaGGACCAGTGTGTAGCATATAAGGAATCTGTTGGCCAAAACtgtaattttcatgttttgttttactttgtctttcagctactgaaaataagaattaattGTTATTCAGAAtcagccatttatatctacatagggagcgggtcttCTTTCATGTTTTGCCACGTtttgacaagcacatagactgAATAAACCAAAAACTGACTCTGGATTGGGCCTTTTGATTTTCACATTACCTGAAGGCCACTAC is a genomic window of Plectropomus leopardus isolate mb chromosome 10, YSFRI_Pleo_2.0, whole genome shotgun sequence containing:
- the xrcc5 gene encoding X-ray repair cross-complementing protein 5 — encoded protein: MAGGKSALVLCMDVGFSMSNSAPGEEPPFELAKKVIQKFVQRQVFSESKDELALVLFGTDSTKNPLDQDGQYQNITVHRNLMIPDFELLEEIENQIHPESQQADWLDALVVCMDLLQTGTKGKKCDRLNIALLTDLNTQASSEQIDVIIENLKQAGITLQFFLPFPAEEDEEGGGDANGRGPGHPGMGKGLSREQKSGLDMVKHIMLSLDEEDGLDEIYTFRNAVEQLCMFKRIERRPMAWPCQLTIGSCLPIRIVGYKAVTEEKLKKSWITVDAQTNQRDDVKRETVYCLDDDNETEVQRDDTIQGFRYGSDIVPFSKVDQDQMKYKHDGKCFAVLGFTKENMIRRHQFMGTQVIKIFAAKDDEHAAVALSALIRALDELNMVAIVRYAYDRRSNPQVGAAFPCIKPGYECLMYIQLPFMEDLRQFTFPSLENNKKFTPTDTQLSAVDSLIDSMMLVEKDDNEEQKDMFKVHHIPNPAFQRLFQCLHHRAVSPASPLPPIEPWLKAALERPEVITERCQAPLEEIKKKFPLTEVEKKKKLKTSAQIFGKDSEEPDAKKAKGDEEEEEYNLADIAEGSVTSVGSVDPARDFRTLIKKKSLPFGEVCQQLTHRIEQLLSNKNTHYYMKSITCIQAFREQSVKLGDASLYNSYLQSLKRSISSRGLEVFWDLLVQGMISLFTLGCRTSLKSFLP